Proteins encoded in a region of the Bacillus sp. T3 genome:
- a CDS encoding FMN-dependent NADH-azoreductase, with translation MAKLLYVTVNPKKDIERSKGRQIGEVFLEAFREEQPDVEIVNWDLYNLDMPLMDEDLLYARAKLSFMGYKMEDLSENERSQITRMWALADEFISFDYYVFVSPIWNLGSPAILKAFLDNLFVAGKTFTYTKEGALGLLTDKKAIHIQTRGGIYSHGRMEPLEFGDRFLKAALGFLGMDVKETVFAEGLDHFPKQIPEIMAEAKEKAAAAAREMAKEPVKQA, from the coding sequence ATGGCTAAACTACTTTATGTTACTGTTAATCCAAAAAAAGATATTGAACGCTCAAAAGGACGTCAAATTGGTGAAGTTTTTTTAGAAGCCTTCCGTGAAGAACAACCGGACGTTGAAATCGTTAATTGGGATTTATATAACTTAGATATGCCTTTAATGGATGAAGATTTATTATACGCTCGTGCAAAGCTTTCTTTTATGGGCTATAAGATGGAAGATTTATCGGAGAATGAACGTTCACAAATTACAAGAATGTGGGCATTAGCCGACGAGTTCATTAGTTTTGATTACTATGTGTTTGTTTCCCCAATTTGGAACCTTGGATCTCCTGCTATTTTAAAAGCATTTTTAGATAATTTATTTGTTGCTGGCAAGACTTTCACCTATACAAAAGAAGGTGCATTAGGTCTTTTAACAGATAAAAAAGCTATCCATATTCAAACTCGTGGTGGCATTTATTCACACGGTCGCATGGAGCCACTTGAATTTGGCGATCGCTTCTTAAAAGCTGCACTTGGCTTCTTAGGAATGGACGTCAAAGAAACTGTGTTTGCAGAAGGTCTAGATCACTTCCCTAAACAAATTCCAGAAATCATGGCAGAGGCTAAAGAAAAAGCAGCAGCTGCAGCTCGCGAAATGGCAAAAGAACCAGTTAAACAAGCTTAA
- a CDS encoding MASE3 domain-containing protein, with protein MKPSLTEGKFLFYILFSVLLLVTTYFFHTQLSALYNPINFVSIHLILEFFAIAISSSIFLYGWKKFGQIRSSKMLVLALVYFIIAMIDLMHTISYKGMPFFITDSSANNATWFWVIARTFEAASLLLILILPDRKLSYDPRNLLLTASISIVTLIGFIVYQYEMSLPLLVVEGKGTTYLKNSIEYFVCFLHIMSIVFALFFYNERKKQEYLYFALAFTVLFLSELIFTIYKSVYDIYNFSGHLFKVVGYFYILKGFHYSIEKESFFESHFQKNELQLSDLLHEFQGIFFTFKKEGKQFIHNTCDGDLLEELGILPTSVVGKTTSELFPKKATLIEEYYQRCWDTGTNVTFKAVVQNKQLLFRLKPLFNENEVVEVLGTVIDITNIDESAHQLHRYSSIHF; from the coding sequence ATGAAACCCTCTTTAACAGAAGGAAAGTTTTTATTTTATATTTTATTTTCAGTACTGCTGCTGGTCACAACCTATTTTTTCCACACGCAATTATCTGCTCTGTACAATCCAATTAATTTTGTCAGCATCCACCTAATTTTGGAGTTCTTTGCCATTGCTATTTCATCATCCATTTTCTTATATGGCTGGAAAAAATTCGGTCAAATTCGATCTAGTAAAATGCTCGTTCTGGCCCTAGTTTATTTCATTATAGCCATGATTGATTTGATGCACACGATTTCCTATAAAGGAATGCCATTTTTCATTACAGACAGCTCAGCCAATAATGCGACATGGTTTTGGGTCATTGCCAGGACATTTGAAGCAGCATCTTTGTTACTCATTTTGATTCTTCCTGATCGGAAGCTCAGCTACGACCCAAGGAATCTATTATTGACTGCTAGTATTAGTATTGTTACGCTAATTGGATTTATCGTGTATCAATATGAAATGAGCTTGCCGTTATTGGTTGTAGAAGGAAAAGGAACAACATATTTAAAAAACTCGATTGAATATTTCGTTTGTTTCCTACATATTATGTCAATCGTTTTTGCACTGTTTTTCTACAACGAAAGGAAAAAACAAGAATATCTATATTTTGCGCTTGCCTTTACTGTTTTATTTTTATCAGAGTTGATTTTCACTATCTATAAAAGTGTATATGATATTTATAATTTTTCAGGGCATTTATTTAAGGTGGTGGGCTACTTTTACATTTTAAAAGGTTTCCACTATTCAATTGAGAAAGAAAGCTTTTTTGAAAGTCATTTTCAAAAGAATGAGTTACAATTATCAGATTTGTTGCATGAGTTTCAGGGAATCTTTTTTACCTTTAAAAAAGAAGGGAAGCAATTTATTCACAATACCTGTGATGGAGACTTATTGGAGGAATTAGGAATATTGCCAACTAGTGTGGTGGGAAAAACAACCTCCGAGCTTTTTCCTAAAAAAGCTACCTTGATTGAGGAATACTATCAAAGGTGCTGGGACACAGGCACAAATGTCACATTTAAAGCCGTTGTACAAAACAAACAACTTCTCTTTAGGTTAAAACCACTATTCAACGAGAATGAAGTAGTTGAGGTACTTGGCACAGTGATTGATATTACCAATATTGATGAATCTGCTCATCAGCTCCATCGATATTCATCAATCCATTTTTAA